The following are encoded together in the Brassica napus cultivar Da-Ae chromosome A9, Da-Ae, whole genome shotgun sequence genome:
- the LOC106434966 gene encoding serine/threonine/tyrosine-protein kinase HT1-like, with protein sequence MRVKVADFGTSCLETQCREAKGNMGTYRWMALEMIKDKPYTRKVDVYSFGIVLWELTTALLPFQGMTPVQAAFAVAEKNERPPLPASCQPELDHLIKRCWSENPSKRPDFSNIVAVLEKYDECVKEGLPLTSHANLTKTKHAILDRLKGCVSAISSKSSSSSVPVNAW encoded by the exons ATGAGAGTTAAAGTTGCAGATTTTGGGACTTCTTGTCTTGAGACGCAATGCAGAGAGGCCAAGGGTAACATGGGAACTTATCGATGGATGGCTCTAGAGATGATCAAGGATAAGCCTTACACTAGAAAAGTGGATGTTTATAGCTTTGGGATCGTTCTATGGGAACTCACCACTGCCTTGCTTCCGTTCCAAGGCATGACTCCAGTGCAAGCCGCATTTGCAGTCGCTGAAAAG AACGAGAGACCGCCATTGCCGGCGAGCTGTCAACCAGAACTTGATCACCTGATCAAGAGGTGTTGGTCGGAGAACCCTTCGAAGCGTCCGGACTTCTCAAACATTGTGGCGGTGCTAGAGAAGTACGACGAATGTGTCAAAGAAGGGCTGCCTCTGACGTCACACGCAAACCTCACGAAGACCAAACACGCCATTCTTGATCGCCTTAAAGGCTGCGTCTCAGCCATCAGCTCAAAATCGTCTTCCTCCTCTGTTCCTGTAAATGCTTGGTAA
- the LOC106434974 gene encoding disease resistance protein RML1A-like, with protein MATSSSLSHVIHSIFPSFHGPDVRREFLSHLHNVFARKQITMFDDQKMERCQTIGPVLIQAIRQAKASIVVLSRNYASSSCCLDELLEILKCKEDLGQIVMPIFYDVDPSDIRKQKGDFGVAFKKTCEGIAEEKKRRWIEALTCVATIVGEHSRNWNDEAAMLEKISTVMLEKLKMEKLWEMFRSHDIDRNGFINEQELRYSMTRDGGKVTDEEVRMIIKAADVDSDGRISHNEFAKFIET; from the exons ATggctacttcttcttctttgtctcaCGTTATACACTCAATCTTCCCGAGCTTCCACGGGCCAGATGTTCGTAGAGAATTCCTCAGTCATTTACACAATGTCTTTGCGAGGAAACAAATCACGATGTTCGATGAtcagaagatggagagatgccAGACGATCGGACCTGTGCTCATACAAGCCATTAGACAAGCAAAAGCATCCATCGTTGTGCTCTCTAGGAATTACGCTTCTTCGAGCTGTTGTTTAGATGAACTACTTGAAATCTTGAAGTGCAAAGAAGATTTGGGGCAGATTGTGATGCCAATTTTCTACGACGTTGATCCATCTGATATACGGAAACAGAAGGGAGACTTTGGTGTCGCGTTCAAGAAAACCTGTGAAGGTATAGCAGAGGAAAAGAAGCGGAGATGGATCGAAGCTTTGACATGTGTAGCAACCATAGTGGGAGAACACTCTCGTAACTG gaATGATGAAGCTGCGATGCTCGAAAAGATTTCCACAGTTATGTTGGAAAAACTGAAAATGGAAAAGTTATGGGAAATGTTTAGGAGTCACGATATAGACCGGAATGGTTTCATAAATGAACAAGAGCTTCGATATTCTATGACAAGAGATGGGGGGAAAGTAACCGATGAAGAAGTTCGTATGATCATCAAGGCAGCGGATGTTGATTCTGATGGTCGGATCAGCCATAATGAGTTCGCCAAATTCATCGAAACGTGA